In Syngnathoides biaculeatus isolate LvHL_M chromosome 5, ASM1980259v1, whole genome shotgun sequence, the following are encoded in one genomic region:
- the tuft1a gene encoding tuftelin 1a — MRGMMMMMNGGAGSLCTVEDIRKPQYDKEGCRRLRLTLHEQSPTTRSSERQQRDKPVGRAFALVQPPDERTLLPPEPIKTTEEQVEVIKVYLEARREENHKQSQSLKMLSDEVSQIQEVRYCLKTLREQMASKNKIHTNGWKVSSPFKKMTSSSQKGGTKSEGQEADDETERAKLREVSKRLYGQLQDAEKKHQEERERLQAESNMLRERLSDQDDKLKSTKEDVEKKDQRIDELQRLLGGMEKESAALKESIREREEELRELRQIREEGPKGEQRAEQLEKEVAILKEKIHHLDDMLKSQQRKVRHMIEQLQNSRMVIQERDRVIKELEEKVAFLEAENREMHDQMDYFLGGQKTTSYLSSEQNPQIVYSKPFKLSTSSNKPLPFIKVIEIKS; from the exons ATGAGaggcatgatgatgatgatgaacggCGGGGCCGGAAGTTTGTGCACGGTGGAGGACATCCGAAAACCACAATATGACAAG GAGGGGTGCAGGCGACTGCGACTCACACTGCACGAGCAGAGCCCAACGACTCGCAGTTCCGAGCGGCAGCAAAGAGATAAG CCTGTTGGACGTGCGTTTGCGCTGGTGCAGCCCCCCGACGAGAGGACGCTTCTGCCGCCAGAACCGATCAAAACCACAGAGGAGCAAGTGGAGGTCATCAAG gtgtATCTGGAGGCTCGCAGAGAAGAGAATCATAAACAAAGCCAGAGTCTGAAGATGCTGTCAGATGAGGTTTCACAGATACAAGAG GTGCGGTACTGCCTGAAAACACTGCGGGAGCAGATGGCATCGAAAAATAAG ATTCACACTAACGGGTGGAAAGTTTCATCTCCATTCAAGAAAATGACCTCTTCTAGCCAGAAAGGCGGAACCAAAAGTGAGGGTCAG GAGGCAGACGACGAGACGGAGAGGGCCAAGCTGAGAGAAGTCAGCAAGCGTCTGTATGGGCAGCTGCAAGACGCTGAGAAGAAGCAccaggaggagagagagaggctgCAG GCTGAAAGCAACATGCTGAGGGAGCGTCTGAGCGACCAAGATGACAAACTGAAAAGCACAAAGGAAGACGTCGAGAAGAAGGATCAGCGCATCGACGAACTCCAGAGGTTACTGGGGGGCATGGAGAAGGAGAGTGCCGCCTTGAAGGAGTCAATTCGTGAACGTGAAGAGGAACTGCGTGAGCTACGCCAGATCAGAGAGGAGGGCCCCAAGGGAGAGCAGAG GGCAGAGCAGTTGGAAAAGGAAGTTGCCATTCTCAAAGAGAAGATTCACCATCTGGATGACATGCTCAAAAGCCAGCAGAGGAAAGTCAGACACATGATTGAACAG CTTCAGAACTCTCGCATGGTGATCCAAGAGCGGGATCGCGTCATCAAAGAGCTGGAGGAGAAAGTGGCTTTCCTGGAAGCTGAG AACCGAGAGATGCACGACCAGATGGATTACTTCCTGGGAGGACAAAAGACCACTTCCTACCTTTCATCTGAGCAGAACCCACAAATTGTATACAg TAAACCGTTCAAGCTGTCCACCTCCTCCAACAAGCCGCTCCCATTCATCAAGGTCATCGAGATCAAGTCTTGA
- the c5h1orf43 gene encoding protein C1orf43 homolog: MGRDSPLSSVNVVLVMAFGSLVFVLLFIFVKRQIMRLAMKSRRGPHVPIGYNAPKELRQEIEAKLCQVQKIHFEPRLMSPEDERLKSGACDYQYRMRALDAIRDTDFPFCELGGSCSAVTGKRFRTWLLQLKNSHCPFRDSQKCLIDTVLDGYNKARHGDKAFGEAELCKYQEALTELACVVKSQSRSGSNSSTASQHHQTAAKDLTATIEPVSSSPSSRAHLTSAAQQRIKRTRNLLELKNFKDKSPSYGSLTPRGPRTPV, translated from the exons ATGGGAAGAGATTCTCCTTTGTCGAGTGTCAACGTCGTGCTCGTCATGGCCTTTGGGAGTCTG gtctTTGTCTTGCTGTTCATCTTCGTGAAAAGACAAATTATGCGACTAGCCATGAAATCTCGACGGGGACCCCACGTTCCCATTGGTTACAATGCTCCAAAG GAGCTCAGGCAAGAAATCGAAGCCAAACTGTGCCAAGTTCAGAAAATCCACTTTGAGCCACGTCTGATGTCTCcagaggatgagcggctaaagTCTG GTGCCTGTGACTACCAGTATAGAATGAGAGCACTGGACGCCATCCGAGACACAG ATTTCCCTTTTTGTGAACTGGGCGGATCCTGCAGCGCCGTGACGGGAAAACGATTCCGAACTTGGCTTCTGCAGCTAAAAAATTCCCACTGCCCCTTCCGGGACAGCCAGAAATGTCTGATTGACACGGTGCTGGACGGTTACAACAAAGCACGCCACGGGGACAAG GCTTTTGGTGAAGCAGAACTGTGTAAATACCAGGAGGCTCTGACTGAACTGGCCTGTGT TGTCAAGAGCCAGAGCAGAAGCGGTAGTAATAGCAGCACGGCGAGCCAGCACCACCAGACCGCTGCTAAAGACTTGACCGCCACCATCGAACCCGTAAGCTCCTCCCCGTCGTCGCGGGCCCACCTCACGTCGGCGGCGCAGCAGCGCATCAAGCGGACCAGGAATCTGCTGGAGCTCAAGAACTTTAAAGACAA aTCCCCAAGCTATGGCTCACTGACGCCTAGGGGTCCCcggaccccagtttga